A region from the Sphingomonas sp. S2-65 genome encodes:
- a CDS encoding fimbria/pilus periplasmic chaperone translates to MPFRTIMMGAIVAVTSFLGGLQPCAAQGYQVQPMIATMTPSGSGAATRISVRNTGSVPVTLEFEPFRVSVDLQGTPTRSAEENDLLVFPPQTVVQPGAEQAVQVRYVGDASLTEARMYGVRISQVPINFGGGVSNSGASADVRMSFNFLTHLIISPESAKSAVEVAEVGRSNTGEVTLTLLNSGNGVAVLNNVKWRITDAAGQAVELATEKVDVGNFSALMPKQQRRVRIPPSETAQLAGPVQVALVAP, encoded by the coding sequence ATGCCGTTCCGGACGATAATGATGGGCGCGATCGTAGCGGTGACGAGTTTCTTGGGCGGACTGCAACCCTGCGCCGCTCAAGGCTACCAAGTGCAACCGATGATCGCGACGATGACGCCGTCTGGCTCAGGAGCTGCAACGCGCATATCGGTACGCAACACAGGATCTGTTCCGGTAACCCTCGAATTTGAGCCGTTTCGAGTTTCGGTCGACTTACAAGGCACTCCAACGCGTTCGGCTGAAGAAAACGACCTCCTGGTATTCCCGCCGCAAACAGTGGTGCAACCCGGCGCTGAGCAAGCCGTGCAGGTCCGCTATGTCGGGGACGCCTCCTTGACCGAGGCCCGGATGTACGGCGTACGCATCAGCCAAGTCCCGATTAACTTCGGGGGTGGGGTATCGAACAGCGGCGCAAGCGCTGACGTTCGCATGAGCTTCAACTTCCTGACGCATCTCATCATCTCGCCCGAAAGTGCGAAATCCGCCGTAGAGGTGGCAGAAGTGGGTCGCTCCAACACCGGAGAAGTCACGCTCACGCTCCTAAACAGCGGGAATGGCGTTGCCGTCCTCAACAACGTCAAATGGCGTATCACTGACGCAGCTGGCCAGGCTGTCGAACTCGCAACTGAGAAAGTGGATGTTGGCAACTTCTCCGCCCTGATGCCGAAGCAGCAACGGCGCGTCCGCATTCCCCCGTCGGAAACCGCCCAGCTCGCCGGACCTGTGCAAGTTGCGCTGGTGGCCCCCTGA